CGCCACGGCCGCGCTGCCGCCAAAGGACACCGCGCCTGAACTCGCCGTCCCCGAGGCGCCGTCCATAGCCATCGCCGTCACCCGCGAGAGCACGTTCGCCTGGCCCGCCACGGGCATCCTGACCAGCTACTTCGGCCTCGGCCACCCGACAGGGATCGACATCAGCCTCGATTGGGGGGAGGAGTCGCCGATTTTCGCCAGCGCGGCCGGAAGGGTGTCGTTCGCGGGCGGAAACGCGTGCTGCTCCTACGGCTACCACGTCGTATTGGAGCACGAAGGCGGGCTGAGCACGCTCTACGGCCACCTCTCGGAGATCGCCGTCCAGGAGGGGCAGGAGGTGCGCCAGGGTGACCTCCTTGGCCTGGGCGGCGACAGTGGCGCTGCGGACGGCAAGCACCTGCACTTCGAAGTGCAGGTGGACGGCGTGGCTGTGGACCCGCTGCGCTTCCTGCCGGCGCAGCAGGAAGTCCGCTTCGGCCCCAGGACCGACCCCGGCGACTGCCGCGACCGGGCCATCCGGGCCGACCCGGCTTCGACTGTGCGCGTCGAGTTCAAGCCGGCGGGACCCGGCGAAGCCCGCATCGTCGCCGCCTCGATAGCGCCGGAGGGCGCCGGGGCCGGCGCGCCATTCCCCGAACTGGTGGAGGCCGGTCCGCTTGCGCTGCAGGTCCGTTTCGAGCGGGCAGCCACCGCCAGCGGCCAGGCGGTGCGATTCCGCCTGGAGGCGACGATCGCCCGCGGCGAAACGCAGGAGACCTTCTTCTGCTGGCTCGACTTCCGCACGATGCGCACCCTGCCGAACTCGGACGCCACGATCGCGCGCTACCGCGCTCGCCAGCAGACGCCCACTCCCGTACCGCCCACACCAACGCCGACGATGTGGCGCCCCTCGCCCACGGCCCCGCCGCAGCGCGGCACGCCCGTGCCGCTTGGCGGCGGGTCCGCTCCAGGCGCCCAGCCAGCGCAGTCAGGCGGCCCCAGGCCGCTCGCCTCCCCAACGAGAGCGGCCGGCCGCTGATGCGGCCGGCCGCGCACTTCCCGTCGTGGGCCTGAGTCAATCCGTCAGGCCGGCATCTCCCGTGCTCGGAGGCGTGATCCGCGCGCCGGTGTTCGGCGGCCTGACGCCCACCCCGGCGGTGCCGCTCGGGCAGACCGACAGGTCGATCGAACCGAATGCGGCGCCGGAGGCCGCGGTGATCGTCACGATCCCGGCTGCCCCGCCGTCGGCGGTGTAGATGATGTTGGCCACGCCGCCGCGGGTGGGCACCTTGACGCTCGGGCTGCTGCCGCCGGGCGTCGGCGTCCCGGAGGTCGATACGAACTCGTCCTTCACGCTGCCCTGGCTGGCAAGGAAGGTGATCTCGGTGCCATCCGGCACCGGGTTGCCCAACGTGTCCTTTACCGTCGCAGCGACGAATACCCTACCCCCACAAGCCACTGTTGGCGAAGAGGCACGCAGGCCGATTAGTCCGGCCGTCGTGCTGGAACTGGGGCAGTAGTTCTGGACCGTAGCGTGGCCCAAGACCTCCTGCTCGACCGTGCCCGGTTGAGTCCGGCCAACGCTGACAATCACGGTCGCGCTCGGCATCGTGGGGAAGAGCTCAAGGATTGCCGTCGCGACCTCGGTACTGGCAGTGTTCGGGACGACGGTCAGCAGACCGTTGTCGACCGCAAAGTGGAAGCCAAACCCCGGCACTACGTGACCTGCCCTGTTCCGGACGCTGGCAGTGATGGTCGAACGCCCGTGGCAGTGGATGACGTTCGGGTCCGCGGTGACCACTACGGTGCAGCCGAGAGCCTCGAAGGTAGCCTGGCCCGGCGGAGGGCCGCAATTGCGCTCCGCTTCTGTCAGACCACTGGGCGTGGCCGTGGGCGCGGCAGACGTTGGTGTGGCGGTTGGTACGGGGGAGCAGGCGACCGCTTCGCCGCCCGGTATAGTCGAGCCGTCTTGTGTCGCGCTGAAGGCGTACAACTGCGTCGTGCACGCCGGCGCCGTGAACTGGAGGACTATCAGGATCTGGTCAGAAGCTCCATCAGCGTCCAGACCGTTCACGGCCGCCTCAGTCAGGGCGAAGACGTTCGGGAAACCGTCGCTGTCAGTCGGGCTTCCCTGACACACTTCGTCGTTGGCGTGCACTGCGAGGGCCCCGGTAGCTGTCGGAACCGTGTCGATAACGCCATTCGCGCCAGCAGTGGCACAGAGCAGGAGCGTCAGGTTGGCTCCGCCGGACGCGGGCAAGACCATGACGCTGAGCGCTTCGGTAGTCGTACCTGTGTCGTCGTCGCTGAAGCGCGCAACAATCCGAACGGAGTCGGTTGGAGTACCTGGAACGATAGTGTTCTCCAACGGGAAAAGCGACTGAGGATCAGCGGAAGCTGAAAGGGCGCCGAGTGCGATGGCGACGAGCCCGCCTAGAGCAGCGAACACAACCAACGCCTTGCTGCGAGAGGACTCGAGAACGGAATGAGTGGGGTGGCTCGGCCTCAAAACAAAGCACCTCCGAGTGGGGATAGCCAGGCTTCCCCAGGATTTGGGGGTCGCCCTGAGGGTTTCCGCCGCCCCGCCGCGAGGCGACGCAAACCACTAACCCCGCCGAAGGGCTACCACACACTATTAACGCCGCGCGGGGCGGTTAGGTTAACCGCCCCACCAGCCTTTA
This genomic stretch from Dehalococcoidia bacterium harbors:
- a CDS encoding M23 family metallopeptidase; this translates as MRYRLGVFCGAALAVAVLLLLRTDRAPSAPADEGLPADAATAALPPKDTAPELAVPEAPSIAIAVTRESTFAWPATGILTSYFGLGHPTGIDISLDWGEESPIFASAAGRVSFAGGNACCSYGYHVVLEHEGGLSTLYGHLSEIAVQEGQEVRQGDLLGLGGDSGAADGKHLHFEVQVDGVAVDPLRFLPAQQEVRFGPRTDPGDCRDRAIRADPASTVRVEFKPAGPGEARIVAASIAPEGAGAGAPFPELVEAGPLALQVRFERAATASGQAVRFRLEATIARGETQETFFCWLDFRTMRTLPNSDATIARYRARQQTPTPVPPTPTPTMWRPSPTAPPQRGTPVPLGGGSAPGAQPAQSGGPRPLASPTRAAGR